The Lactuca sativa cultivar Salinas chromosome 2, Lsat_Salinas_v11, whole genome shotgun sequence genome includes a window with the following:
- the LOC128132282 gene encoding uncharacterized protein LOC128132282, with product MSIDKSWTTNPHRQSPEFQLGLDTFVERSMLHLDCKGETRCPCEKCDNRYFMNPKAMRRHVRIYGFSQSYKTWIYHGEPLIPPVVDAVSPSNEMATVIDDVMWESRENDINLDEGTSNTRGSGVDDDFEELLEAVETKLYPGCTFSFLDFLAKLMHMKVNNKWTDSSFDQLLELLHSAFPPGNKVPRSYYLAKKKLKKLGLGYESIHVCINDCFLFWKEHKSLQVCSVCKESRWIDKNTKGKKVAHKVLWYFPVAPRLRRLYCSRYTSKNMIWHSTGRSEDGVMRHPVDGESWQNFVPDFSSEPRNVRLGLAADGFDPFGNMCNPHSTWPVVLTTYNLPPWLCMKESSFMLALLIPGPKAPEKDINVFLRPLVEELSFYGNQAYALKMQRQTHSSR from the coding sequence atgtctattgataaaagCTGGACTACTAATCCACATCGTCAATCTCCCGAGTTCCAGCTAGGACTCGACACTTTTGTTGAGAGATCCATGTTACACCTAGATTGTAAAGGTGAAACCAGATGTCCGTGTGAGAAATGTGATAATCGTTACTTCATGAATCCGAAAGCAATGAGACGTCATGTTCGTATATATGGTTTCAGTCAATCATACAAAACATGGATATATCACGGTGAACCTTTAATCCCTCCAGTTGTAGATGCCGTATCGCCAAGCAACGAGATGGCTACTGTTATTGACGATGTTATGTGGGAGTCGAGAGAAAATGATATAAAcctcgatgaaggaacctcgaatACAAGGGGTAGTGGTGTCGATGATGATTTTGAAGAGTTGTTAGAGGCAGTCGAAACCAAGTTATATCCTGGTTGTACGTTTTCATTCCTTGATTTTTTAGCAAAGCTGATGCATATGAAGGTcaacaacaaatggactgatagTTCATTTGATCAACTCCTTGAGTTGTTGCATTCGGCATTTCCACCGGGCAACAAGGTTCCCCGTTCATATTATTTAGCAAAAAAGAAACTAAAGAAGTTAGGTTTGGGGTACGAGTCAATTCATGTGTGCATAAACGATTGTTTTCTCTTCTGGAAGGAACACAAGTCATTGCAAGTTTGTTCCGTTTGTAAAGAGAGTCGATGGATTGATAAAAACACCAAGGGTAAGAAAGTGGCTCATAAGGTGTTATGGTACTTTCCAGTGGCCCCTAGACTACGCCGTTTGTATTGTTCACGGTACACTTCCAAAAATATGATATGGCATAGTACTGGGAGATCAGAAGATGGTGTGATGCGTCATCCCGTTGATGGAGAGTCTTGGCAAAATTTTGTCCCTGACTTCTCGAGTGAACCTCGCAACGTACGACTAGGGCTGGCAGCTGATGGCTTTGATCCATTTGGTAACATGTGTAATCCGCATAGTACGTGGCCGGTTGTACTCACCACTTACAATCTGCCACCATGGCTTTGTATGAAAGAGTCATCATTCATGTTGGCCTTGTTGATTCCCGGCCCTAAAGCGCCTGAAAAGGACATAAATGTTTTCCTTAGGCCGTTAGTGGAAGAGCTAAGTTTTTATGGCAATCAAGCATACGCATTAAAGATGCAGCGACAAACACATTCTTCACGATGA